Proteins encoded within one genomic window of Actinoplanes octamycinicus:
- a CDS encoding outer membrane protein assembly factor BamB family protein → MTRVLLRASAAVLLLLSSVLIGWRVLGPAERLDTSAAPYPPLVVSSPGVTGRINVAPLIFNDRLRIYAAKHQLRADEPVYGKAVYTSRWSLRRWPEQLSGVVSTGTTVVSRWSDGQLIGQDGRTGKILWRTSGPDAPDYAGHRTGAAAVWTPPGLRVAAGFVVVTAGQELLGYDVSTGAERWRTTIPAGCTDGFTTAGGVYVCATGAYDAASGRPMPDWPAGPFTAVGCPVAASVCAGFRDAAGHGWLTSTAVPGRAAALDRPDATVAAGVVVSAADGLVNAYGPDGAARWTWAGDVRVLGGSSTQVLLLRPDHHLVVLDAVTGRPAAEFRLAFGKEDDLWEISGLQIAEHYLAIERRRPDAPDDPESPIYYYTTDTVLLAGF, encoded by the coding sequence GTGACACGGGTGCTGCTGCGAGCCTCCGCGGCGGTGCTCCTGCTGCTGAGCTCGGTTCTGATCGGCTGGCGGGTGCTGGGTCCGGCCGAGCGGCTGGACACCTCGGCCGCGCCGTACCCGCCACTGGTGGTCTCCTCGCCCGGGGTGACCGGGCGGATCAACGTGGCACCGCTGATCTTCAACGATCGGCTCCGGATCTATGCCGCCAAGCATCAGCTGCGCGCCGACGAGCCGGTCTACGGCAAGGCCGTCTACACCAGCCGGTGGTCGCTGCGCCGCTGGCCGGAGCAGCTCAGCGGGGTGGTGAGCACCGGCACGACGGTGGTCAGCCGGTGGTCCGACGGGCAGCTGATCGGGCAGGACGGGCGTACCGGGAAGATCCTCTGGCGGACCAGCGGTCCGGACGCGCCGGACTATGCCGGACACCGGACCGGCGCCGCGGCCGTCTGGACGCCGCCGGGTCTGCGGGTCGCCGCCGGGTTCGTCGTGGTCACCGCGGGTCAAGAGCTGTTGGGGTACGACGTGAGCACCGGCGCCGAGCGCTGGCGCACCACGATCCCGGCCGGCTGTACCGACGGCTTCACCACCGCCGGCGGGGTCTACGTCTGCGCGACCGGCGCCTACGACGCCGCCTCCGGACGGCCGATGCCGGACTGGCCGGCCGGACCGTTCACCGCGGTCGGCTGCCCGGTCGCCGCCTCGGTCTGCGCCGGGTTCCGGGATGCGGCCGGTCACGGCTGGCTGACCAGCACCGCGGTGCCGGGCCGGGCCGCCGCGCTGGACCGGCCGGACGCCACGGTGGCCGCCGGGGTCGTGGTCTCGGCCGCGGACGGCCTGGTCAACGCCTACGGGCCGGATGGCGCCGCGCGCTGGACCTGGGCGGGCGACGTGCGGGTGCTGGGCGGCTCGTCGACCCAGGTGCTGCTCCTCCGGCCGGACCACCACCTGGTCGTCCTGGACGCGGTCACCGGCCGGCCGGCCGCCGAGTTCCGCCTCGCCTTCGGCAAGGAGGACGACCTCTGGGAGATCAGCGGTCTGCAGATCGCCGAGCACTACCTGGCGATCGAGCGGCGCCGGCCGGACGCGCCGGACGACCCGGAGTCGCCGATCTACTACTACACCACCGACACGGTGCTGCTGGCCGGTTTCTGA
- a CDS encoding GtrA family protein, producing the protein MRTQLFQIAKFGAVGVVNTGTFYVLYLLLHTWLPYYPAYVIAFLISMVGSFFLNTYITYRTKPTWRKFLLFPLTNLTNFVVTSVGVFVLVEWFHVNEKIAPLAAAVVAIPVTFVLSRKILTHRDADRPADEVPVAARG; encoded by the coding sequence ATGCGGACCCAGCTGTTCCAGATCGCCAAGTTCGGCGCCGTCGGGGTCGTCAACACCGGCACCTTCTACGTGCTCTACCTGCTGCTGCACACCTGGCTGCCGTACTACCCGGCCTATGTGATCGCCTTCCTGATCAGCATGGTCGGCTCGTTCTTCCTGAACACCTACATCACCTACCGGACCAAGCCGACCTGGCGGAAGTTCCTGCTCTTCCCGCTGACCAACCTGACCAACTTCGTGGTCACCTCGGTGGGCGTCTTCGTGCTGGTCGAGTGGTTCCACGTGAACGAGAAGATCGCCCCGCTGGCGGCCGCGGTGGTCGCCATCCCGGTGACCTTCGTGCTCTCCCGGAAGATCCTCACCCACCGCGACGCCGACCGCCCGGCCGACGAGGTCCCGGTCGCCGCTCGCGGCTGA
- a CDS encoding ROK family transcriptional regulator — MTTRSIELLRVVHRSPGVTRADAARRLGVGTGAATELVAKLSRATLLTQAPAAPSGFRGRPTTVLLPHPAGPLALAVAITQEAWRVEAVELGGASAAASSGRHAGSAWPEVRDAVRAAIDELRLRYADRPRAIGVSVPGTVSRAHRVEAVGIGWHDADLTELWPDAEVFTAGNDATLAATAESRRGAAAGASVALHLRIEAGLGGAVVDGGRPVIGARGAAGEFGHMPFGDPAVRCPCGARGCWGVAVDGHQLARLLGEPPPADPISYARRVITAAAAGPGPRLTAVQAVAETLGRGIAGLVNALDADLVTLGGLGADLLATVPDEIAAAYRDGLMSIHRDAPPPIVPAALGDHGPIAGAAEEAWSALLPRLA; from the coding sequence GTGACGACCCGCTCCATCGAGCTGCTCCGGGTGGTCCACCGGAGCCCCGGCGTGACCCGTGCCGACGCGGCCCGGCGGCTCGGCGTCGGCACCGGCGCGGCCACCGAGCTGGTCGCCAAGCTGAGCCGCGCGACGCTGCTGACCCAGGCCCCGGCCGCGCCGAGCGGTTTCCGGGGCCGGCCGACGACCGTGCTGCTGCCGCACCCGGCGGGCCCGCTCGCGCTGGCCGTCGCGATCACCCAGGAGGCCTGGCGGGTGGAGGCGGTCGAGCTGGGCGGCGCCAGCGCGGCGGCGAGTTCCGGCCGGCACGCCGGGTCCGCCTGGCCCGAGGTCCGCGACGCGGTCCGGGCCGCGATCGACGAGCTTCGCCTCCGGTACGCCGACCGCCCTCGCGCCATCGGCGTCTCGGTCCCCGGCACCGTCTCCCGCGCCCACCGCGTGGAGGCCGTCGGGATCGGCTGGCACGACGCCGACCTGACCGAGCTCTGGCCGGACGCCGAGGTCTTCACGGCCGGCAACGACGCCACCCTGGCGGCCACCGCCGAGTCCCGCCGGGGCGCCGCGGCCGGCGCGTCGGTCGCCCTGCACCTGCGGATCGAGGCGGGGCTGGGCGGCGCGGTGGTGGACGGCGGCCGGCCGGTGATCGGCGCGCGTGGGGCGGCCGGCGAGTTCGGGCACATGCCGTTCGGCGATCCGGCGGTCCGCTGCCCGTGCGGGGCGCGCGGCTGCTGGGGGGTCGCGGTCGACGGGCACCAGCTGGCCCGGCTGCTGGGCGAGCCGCCGCCGGCCGACCCGATCAGTTACGCCCGCCGGGTGATCACCGCGGCCGCGGCCGGGCCGGGTCCGCGGCTGACCGCGGTCCAGGCCGTCGCCGAGACCCTGGGCCGGGGCATCGCGGGCCTGGTCAACGCGCTGGACGCGGACCTGGTCACGCTCGGCGGGCTGGGCGCCGACCTGCTGGCCACGGTCCCGGACGAGATCGCCGCCGCCTACCGCGACGGGCTGATGTCGATCCACCGGGACGCGCCGCCGCCGATCGTGCCGGCCGCGCTCGGCGACCACGGCCCGATCGCCGGCGCCGCCGAGGAGGCCTGGTCCGCCCTGCTCCCGCGACTGGCCTGA
- a CDS encoding DUF6056 family protein encodes MPDTHPSPWRRAAIQVIAGVVTVVAAAQLAVMAYLGRFVRPTSDDWCALWKTRDMGIFGITEDFYQTQNGRIANAFISGLVNADGVVGMKLFPAFLVGAMGLGLVLLLREIWLLLGWRVQWLMFAAIATVVEVLLFIAAKNPYQALLWAPATISHTLPIAIGVWTIALGLWAGRSGPAWLRGFALVVVLLAGFCVGTLNEPFVIVGGLAAGTVGLLVVPWFRQVRGWYPFVWCVAACAGMLTGYAVLYTSPGAQWRRAQNTAAQPLLSADNLSGSYHDWLRVLDILSSEWTYLAAIAIGVAAGLLVAPRDRAETEDRAAEGESEARRPARWALIAAFLLPIPLLLLGSFVIILGVRQGYGPTGWSYYRTWFSFVAPMVFTLAAYGVLAGRALRKAMDARRGTTALTAALVTAVLTAGVAIVGVVSLVPRVETLHDVAATRAASWDKQDSRIRRQAAEGATVVKYKPLNIGNLAEPFYTSNYSKDWVAACAATWYGVDRLKRLR; translated from the coding sequence GTGCCGGATACTCATCCTTCGCCCTGGCGCCGTGCCGCGATCCAGGTGATCGCCGGCGTGGTCACCGTCGTCGCGGCCGCCCAGCTGGCCGTCATGGCGTACCTGGGACGGTTCGTGCGGCCCACCTCCGACGACTGGTGCGCGCTCTGGAAGACCCGGGACATGGGGATCTTCGGCATCACCGAGGACTTCTACCAGACCCAGAACGGGCGGATCGCCAACGCCTTCATCAGCGGTCTGGTCAACGCCGACGGCGTGGTCGGGATGAAGCTGTTCCCGGCGTTCCTGGTCGGCGCCATGGGCCTCGGGCTGGTGCTGCTGCTCCGGGAGATCTGGCTGCTGCTCGGCTGGCGGGTGCAGTGGCTGATGTTCGCGGCGATCGCCACCGTGGTCGAGGTGCTGCTCTTCATCGCGGCGAAGAACCCCTACCAGGCGCTGCTCTGGGCGCCGGCGACGATCTCGCACACGCTGCCGATCGCGATCGGAGTGTGGACCATCGCCCTCGGCCTCTGGGCGGGCCGCTCCGGGCCGGCCTGGCTGCGCGGCTTCGCGCTGGTCGTGGTGCTGCTCGCCGGCTTCTGCGTAGGCACCCTGAACGAGCCGTTCGTGATCGTCGGCGGGCTCGCCGCCGGGACCGTCGGCCTGCTCGTCGTGCCGTGGTTCCGTCAGGTGCGCGGCTGGTACCCGTTCGTCTGGTGCGTGGCGGCCTGCGCCGGCATGCTGACCGGCTACGCCGTGCTCTACACCTCGCCCGGCGCGCAGTGGCGGCGGGCGCAGAACACGGCCGCCCAGCCGCTGCTGTCGGCCGACAACCTGAGCGGGTCGTACCACGACTGGCTGCGGGTGCTCGACATCCTGTCGTCCGAGTGGACCTACCTGGCCGCCATCGCGATCGGCGTGGCCGCCGGCCTGCTGGTGGCGCCGCGCGACCGGGCCGAGACCGAGGACCGGGCCGCCGAGGGGGAGTCCGAGGCGCGCCGCCCGGCCCGCTGGGCGCTGATCGCCGCGTTCCTGCTGCCGATCCCGCTGCTGCTGCTCGGCTCGTTCGTGATCATCCTGGGCGTCCGGCAGGGCTACGGCCCGACCGGCTGGTCGTACTACCGCACCTGGTTCAGCTTCGTGGCGCCGATGGTCTTCACCCTGGCCGCCTACGGCGTGCTGGCCGGCCGGGCGCTGCGCAAGGCGATGGACGCCCGGCGCGGCACCACCGCGCTGACCGCCGCCCTGGTCACCGCGGTGCTGACGGCCGGCGTCGCGATCGTCGGCGTGGTCTCCCTGGTGCCCCGGGTGGAAACGCTGCACGACGTGGCCGCCACCCGCGCCGCGAGCTGGGACAAGCAGGACTCGCGGATCCGCCGGCAGGCCGCCGAGGGCGCCACCGTGGTGAAGTACAAGCCGCTGAACATCGGCAACCTCGCCGAGCCGTTCTACACCTCGAACTACTCCAAGGACTGGGTGGCCGCCTGCGCCGCCACCTGGTACGGCGTGGACCGGCTCAAGCGCCTGCGCTGA
- a CDS encoding outer membrane protein assembly factor BamB family protein: protein MTRVLLRASVALVLLLTTVLVGWRILRPAEVLATATTPYPAPTAVDRATITGRLNAAPLFLEDRLRIYGSKHQVRADQPVTGKFVQTARWSLRRWPEQLSAVVLAGTTVVTRWSDGELIALHGRTGKILWRTSGPDAPDYAGHRTGAAAVWSPSGLRVAAGFVVVTAGQELLGYDVSTGAERWRTPIPAGCADGFTTAGGLYLCPTGAYELSTGAAVRNGPAGPFTAVGCPVAASNCAGFRDGAGHGWLADRVTPRRSTVLDDPHVTIAGGTLVSTANGVVTTYQPDGAVKWTWPGTGLQLLGGNSTRILLMTPKRELIGLDAATGKRKFRIALFFSSHEEGRWEASGVLVSERFLAVERKNASAPDDPESSTYYYSPDAVLVVGL, encoded by the coding sequence GTGACCCGGGTGCTGCTCCGAGCTTCGGTGGCGTTGGTCCTGCTGCTCACCACGGTGCTGGTCGGCTGGCGGATCCTGCGCCCGGCCGAGGTGCTGGCGACCGCGACGACGCCCTATCCGGCGCCGACCGCCGTCGACCGCGCCACGATCACCGGCCGGCTCAACGCGGCGCCGCTGTTCCTCGAGGACCGGCTGCGGATCTACGGCTCCAAGCACCAGGTCCGCGCCGATCAGCCGGTCACCGGCAAGTTCGTGCAGACCGCGCGCTGGTCGTTGCGCCGCTGGCCGGAGCAGCTGAGCGCGGTGGTGCTGGCCGGCACCACGGTGGTCACCCGGTGGTCGGACGGCGAGCTGATCGCGCTCCACGGCCGTACCGGGAAGATCCTCTGGCGGACCAGCGGTCCGGACGCGCCGGACTATGCCGGACACCGGACCGGCGCCGCGGCCGTCTGGTCGCCCTCGGGTCTGCGGGTCGCCGCCGGGTTCGTCGTGGTCACCGCGGGTCAAGAGCTGTTGGGGTACGACGTGAGCACCGGCGCCGAGCGCTGGCGCACCCCGATCCCGGCCGGCTGCGCGGACGGCTTCACCACGGCCGGCGGCCTCTATCTCTGCCCGACCGGCGCCTACGAGCTGAGCACCGGCGCGGCGGTGCGCAACGGGCCGGCCGGACCGTTCACCGCGGTCGGCTGCCCGGTCGCCGCCTCGAACTGCGCCGGGTTCCGGGACGGCGCCGGCCACGGCTGGCTGGCCGACCGGGTGACGCCGCGGCGGTCCACGGTGCTGGACGACCCGCACGTCACGATCGCCGGCGGCACCCTGGTCTCCACCGCGAACGGCGTGGTCACCACCTACCAGCCGGACGGCGCGGTGAAGTGGACCTGGCCGGGCACCGGGCTGCAGCTGCTCGGCGGCAACTCCACCCGGATCCTGCTGATGACGCCGAAGCGGGAGCTGATCGGCCTGGACGCGGCGACCGGCAAGCGGAAGTTCCGGATCGCCCTGTTCTTCAGCTCGCACGAGGAGGGCCGGTGGGAGGCTTCCGGCGTGCTGGTCTCCGAGCGGTTCCTGGCGGTCGAGCGGAAGAACGCGTCCGCGCCGGACGACCCCGAGTCGTCGACCTACTACTACAGCCCGGACGCGGTGCTGGTGGTCGGGCTCTGA
- a CDS encoding glycosyltransferase family 2 protein, whose amino-acid sequence MRLSVIVPCYNEEDVIDLFDVRVRATLTELAIDHELCYVDDGSSDSTLEHLRALAEKNPDTTRYVSFSRNFGKEAGMLAGLREATGDAVVIMDADLQHPPELIARMLELHARGHDQVVARRTREGDKFVRSLLSKTYYRFINRMVDVELTDGVGDFRLLSRAAVDALLSLPEYNRFSKGLFSWIGFDTVTFDYQNVAREAGATKWRFSSLLNYGLDGLISFNSRPLRLGIHVGLTLTVLAGLYAAWITGEAILDGIDTPGYVTLLVAIVGLGGLQMIMLGLVGEYIGRIYYESKRRPHFLVKETNVPRDAFRGSGAGVQAVLSQRGTAPQEQRGAVPQERWPATEEATTGRPV is encoded by the coding sequence ATGCGTCTTTCAGTGATCGTCCCCTGTTACAACGAGGAGGACGTCATTGATCTCTTCGACGTGCGGGTGCGTGCCACGCTGACCGAGCTCGCCATCGATCACGAGCTGTGTTACGTGGACGACGGCAGCTCGGACTCGACCCTGGAGCACCTCCGCGCCCTGGCCGAGAAGAACCCGGACACCACCCGGTACGTCTCGTTCAGCCGCAACTTCGGCAAGGAGGCCGGCATGCTGGCCGGCCTGCGCGAGGCCACCGGCGACGCGGTCGTGATCATGGACGCCGACCTGCAGCACCCGCCAGAGCTGATCGCCCGGATGCTGGAGCTGCACGCGCGCGGCCACGACCAGGTGGTGGCCCGGCGCACCCGGGAGGGTGACAAGTTCGTCCGCAGCCTGCTGAGCAAGACGTACTACCGGTTCATCAACCGGATGGTGGACGTCGAGCTGACCGACGGCGTCGGCGACTTCCGGCTGCTGTCCCGCGCCGCCGTGGACGCGCTGCTCTCCCTGCCGGAGTACAACCGCTTCTCCAAGGGCCTGTTCTCCTGGATCGGCTTCGACACCGTCACCTTCGACTACCAGAACGTGGCCCGCGAGGCCGGCGCCACCAAGTGGCGCTTCAGCTCGCTGCTCAACTACGGCCTGGACGGGCTGATCTCGTTCAACAGCCGGCCGCTGCGCCTGGGCATCCACGTCGGCCTGACGCTGACCGTGCTGGCCGGCCTCTACGCCGCCTGGATCACCGGTGAGGCGATCCTGGACGGCATCGACACCCCGGGTTACGTGACCCTGCTGGTCGCCATCGTCGGCCTGGGCGGACTCCAGATGATCATGCTGGGCCTGGTCGGCGAGTACATCGGCCGGATCTACTACGAGTCGAAGCGTCGCCCGCACTTCCTGGTCAAGGAGACCAACGTGCCGCGGGACGCGTTCCGGGGCAGCGGCGCCGGCGTCCAGGCCGTGCTGTCGCAGCGCGGCACCGCCCCGCAGGAGCAGCGCGGCGCCGTCCCGCAGGAGCGCTGGCCGGCCACCGAGGAGGCCACCACGGGGCGTCCGGTCTGA